The proteins below come from a single Benincasa hispida cultivar B227 chromosome 4, ASM972705v1, whole genome shotgun sequence genomic window:
- the LOC120076391 gene encoding uncharacterized protein LOC120076391 isoform X2 — MSNFSGSHCNNSGCESGWTMYFEESIETEGGFRRSEVDYGGGGKEEEEGDLSMISDASSGPMNGYYEENNYQPVRRNGGKSAAGKSKRKEEMGRRNQHSCLDDTASSPVFGLSNVREMSPYRNEGLVENVKEFSQQTHSRKQHGKKQTSFFQSSSVKKLGKNVSGDYQEQ; from the exons ATGAGTAATTTTTCGGGTTCGCATTGTAATAATAGCGGGTGTGAATCGGGGTGGACAATGTATTTCGAGGAGTCTATTGAAACGGAGGGGGGATTTCGGCGGAGTGAAGTGGATTACGGCGGCGGAGGgaaggaggaggaagaagggGATTTGTCGATGATTTCGGATGCGTCTTCGGGGCCGATGAATGGGTATTATGAGGAGAATAATTATCAGCCAGTGCGGCGGAATGGGGGGAAATCGGCGGCGGGGAAAAGTAAGAGGAAAGAGGAGATGGGGCGGCGGAACCAACATTCTTGCCTTGATGACACTGCAAGCTCCCCTGTTTTTGGGCTTTCCAAT GTCAGAGAGATGAGTCCATACAGAAACGAAGGTTTGGTGGAGAATGTAAAAGAATTCTCACAACAAACCCATTCTCGAAAACAACATGGgaag AAACAGACGAGCTTTTTTCAGTCTTCCTCAGTCAAAAAATTGGGCAAAAATGTCTCAG GCGATTATCAAGAACAGTAG
- the LOC120076391 gene encoding uncharacterized protein LOC120076391 isoform X1, with amino-acid sequence MSNFSGSHCNNSGCESGWTMYFEESIETEGGFRRSEVDYGGGGKEEEEGDLSMISDASSGPMNGYYEENNYQPVRRNGGKSAAGKSKRKEEMGRRNQHSCLDDTASSPVFGLSNVREMSPYRNEGLVENVKEFSQQTHSRKQHGKKQTSFFQSSSVKKLGKNVSGKKTFNRHPGKK; translated from the exons ATGAGTAATTTTTCGGGTTCGCATTGTAATAATAGCGGGTGTGAATCGGGGTGGACAATGTATTTCGAGGAGTCTATTGAAACGGAGGGGGGATTTCGGCGGAGTGAAGTGGATTACGGCGGCGGAGGgaaggaggaggaagaagggGATTTGTCGATGATTTCGGATGCGTCTTCGGGGCCGATGAATGGGTATTATGAGGAGAATAATTATCAGCCAGTGCGGCGGAATGGGGGGAAATCGGCGGCGGGGAAAAGTAAGAGGAAAGAGGAGATGGGGCGGCGGAACCAACATTCTTGCCTTGATGACACTGCAAGCTCCCCTGTTTTTGGGCTTTCCAAT GTCAGAGAGATGAGTCCATACAGAAACGAAGGTTTGGTGGAGAATGTAAAAGAATTCTCACAACAAACCCATTCTCGAAAACAACATGGgaag AAACAGACGAGCTTTTTTCAGTCTTCCTCAGTCAAAAAATTGGGCAAAAATGTCTCAGGTAAAAAAACTTTCAACCGGCACCCcggtaaaaaataa